One window from the genome of Pseudanabaena yagii GIHE-NHR1 encodes:
- a CDS encoding ribonuclease J, giving the protein MTTSKAPALKIIALGGLHEIGKNTWVFEYNDEIMLLDGGLSFPDNMMPGVNVVLPDMTYLRDNKHKIKGMIVTHGHEDHIGAISFHLKQFEIPVIYGPRLAMALLEDKLREAGVLNRTELRRVMPRDVVRVGTNFFVEFIRNTHSIADSFSIAINTPAGVVIHSGDFKIDHTPVDGEFFDLARLAEHGEKGVLALISDSTNAERPGITPSERAVYPNLEKYIMMAKGRVIITTFASSVHRVNMILDIADKQGRVVGVVGRSMLNVIAHARNLGYIKCRDDLFQPLQNLRHYRDDQILILTTGSQGEPMSALTRMSLCSHRQLEVRQGDTVIFSANPIPGNTIPVVRTIDRLMALGANVIYGNDKGIHVSGHGSQEEHKMMLALVRPKFFFPAHGELRMLKQHAKMAEAMGIPSENIVIAENGDVVEVCQDYIKVVDKVPSGVELVDSSRDGMVKGDVLRDRQQIAGDGIFTIAVSVGLDGKLSTTPDIQLSGVVLPMEHSQIIATVSKAIDNSLANCWGNFARNVGSLEVDWIGLRGQLERDLTRVLRQQMQSKPMIVFLLQTPPNSTQAEPAPAAKPNALGVTLKSGAVKVIAKDNGASNGNGAASATTTTTATGAATASTGRRRRTAATV; this is encoded by the coding sequence ATGACTACATCTAAAGCTCCTGCCCTCAAAATTATTGCCCTCGGTGGACTGCATGAAATTGGTAAAAACACATGGGTGTTTGAATATAACGATGAAATCATGCTCCTCGATGGCGGCTTGTCCTTCCCCGACAATATGATGCCGGGGGTCAACGTAGTATTGCCTGATATGACATACCTACGTGACAACAAACATAAGATCAAAGGCATGATTGTCACCCACGGGCATGAAGATCACATCGGCGCGATTTCTTTCCACTTAAAGCAGTTTGAAATTCCTGTAATTTATGGACCTCGCTTAGCTATGGCTTTGCTCGAAGACAAACTTCGTGAAGCAGGTGTCTTAAATCGTACTGAACTCCGTCGAGTCATGCCCCGTGACGTGGTACGTGTGGGGACAAACTTCTTTGTGGAATTCATTCGTAATACCCACTCGATCGCTGATAGTTTTTCGATCGCCATTAATACCCCTGCTGGCGTAGTCATCCATTCGGGTGATTTCAAAATTGACCATACCCCTGTTGATGGCGAGTTCTTTGACCTTGCACGTCTAGCGGAACATGGTGAAAAAGGGGTACTTGCCTTAATTAGTGATTCAACTAATGCGGAACGTCCCGGCATTACGCCTTCGGAAAGAGCTGTATATCCTAACCTTGAGAAATACATCATGATGGCAAAAGGTCGCGTGATTATTACCACCTTTGCGTCTTCCGTTCATCGTGTGAACATGATTTTGGATATTGCCGATAAACAAGGTCGTGTCGTTGGTGTCGTTGGGAGATCGATGCTGAATGTGATTGCCCATGCGCGTAATCTCGGTTATATCAAGTGCCGTGATGACCTCTTCCAACCTTTGCAAAATCTACGTCATTATCGCGATGATCAAATTTTGATTTTGACCACTGGTTCTCAAGGTGAGCCAATGTCAGCGCTAACAAGGATGTCGCTTTGCAGCCATCGTCAATTAGAAGTACGACAAGGCGACACTGTAATCTTCTCTGCTAATCCAATTCCAGGTAACACTATTCCTGTTGTACGGACGATTGATCGCTTGATGGCGCTGGGAGCAAATGTGATTTACGGTAATGACAAAGGTATTCACGTTTCAGGACATGGCTCTCAAGAAGAACATAAGATGATGCTTGCCCTTGTTCGTCCGAAGTTCTTCTTCCCTGCTCACGGTGAGTTGAGAATGCTGAAGCAACACGCGAAGATGGCGGAAGCAATGGGTATTCCTAGTGAAAATATTGTGATTGCCGAAAATGGTGATGTAGTTGAAGTTTGCCAAGACTATATCAAAGTTGTAGATAAGGTTCCTTCTGGGGTTGAATTAGTTGACTCCTCTCGTGATGGCATGGTTAAGGGCGATGTCTTGCGTGATCGCCAACAAATTGCGGGTGATGGCATCTTCACGATCGCCGTATCCGTTGGTCTCGATGGTAAGCTCTCTACCACACCTGATATTCAACTCAGTGGTGTTGTCCTACCGATGGAACATTCACAGATTATTGCTACAGTTTCTAAAGCGATCGATAATTCCTTGGCGAATTGCTGGGGTAACTTTGCCCGTAACGTTGGCTCCTTAGAGGTAGATTGGATCGGATTGCGTGGTCAGCTTGAGCGGGATCTCACCCGTGTCTTGCGTCAGCAAATGCAAAGCAAACCCATGATTGTTTTCCTCTTGCAGACACCACCAAATTCTACCCAAGCAGAACCTGCACCTGCTGCTAAACCCAATGCTTTAGGAGTGACCCTCAAGTCAGGAGCAGTCAAAGTGATTGCTAAGGACAATGGGGCAAGTAATGGCAATGGTGCAGCATCTGCTACGACAACAACAACAGCTACAGGTGCAGCTACAGCAAGTACTGGTAGGCGTAGACGCACGGCCGCAACTGTTTAA
- a CDS encoding DUF167 domain-containing protein produces the protein MKKSIKVKPNSKKQAIIEEEDGSLTVHLKSPPVDGKANKELVELLAKKFDVPKSHISIQVGLSGRNKLVNIE, from the coding sequence ATGAAAAAGTCCATTAAAGTTAAGCCTAATTCTAAAAAACAAGCCATTATCGAAGAGGAAGATGGTAGCCTGACGGTGCATCTGAAATCACCACCTGTTGATGGTAAGGCAAATAAAGAGTTAGTAGAACTTTTGGCGAAAAAGTTTGATGTACCGAAATCTCACATTTCAATTCAGGTGGGGTTGTCTGGTCGCAATAAGTTAGTGAATATTGAATAA